One window of Atribacter laminatus genomic DNA carries:
- a CDS encoding LacI family DNA-binding transcriptional regulator, protein MKIDKKNITLKDVALRAGVSVATASRSLGNYGYVDKETKKKVLKAAKDLNYHFNSIAKGLRTKRTHTIGFLLPDITNPFYTRIAKGIQDYAYEKGYSVVIAYDDSMSNKTIKFFEMFFQDRMEGLIFSTPYNEVLEEMCRNTLKKGIPVVSCYGTKKVRFSDLIQSDAIGGCYKATKFLFDSGFPNFFVIKVKDSSISQRRFEGIEKFYEEIGKKLNKDFVLEVKDYSDRCGYEAAKEVFILGKKPTAIFCFGEQLAIGVMRAAKDCNISIPDELSLVSVDDVIASQLTPSITSVSLPVYHAGQVAANLIIERIEGKKRIKSREIYLEERFIIRESTSYNRLGN, encoded by the coding sequence ATGAAGATTGATAAAAAGAACATTACCCTAAAAGATGTAGCATTACGGGCTGGTGTTTCAGTTGCGACCGCCAGCCGTTCTCTGGGTAATTATGGATATGTGGATAAAGAAACCAAAAAAAAGGTTCTGAAAGCAGCCAAAGACCTGAATTATCATTTTAATTCTATTGCAAAGGGACTAAGAACCAAAAGAACTCATACTATAGGATTTTTGCTTCCAGATATTACCAATCCTTTTTATACAAGAATTGCGAAGGGCATTCAAGATTATGCCTATGAAAAAGGGTATAGTGTAGTTATTGCTTATGATGATAGTATGAGTAATAAAACCATTAAATTTTTTGAAATGTTTTTTCAAGATCGGATGGAAGGCTTGATTTTTTCAACACCTTATAATGAAGTATTAGAAGAAATGTGCCGGAATACTTTAAAAAAAGGAATACCAGTTGTGAGTTGTTATGGAACGAAAAAAGTTCGATTTTCAGATCTAATTCAAAGCGATGCTATTGGTGGTTGTTATAAAGCAACAAAATTTTTATTTGATTCAGGTTTTCCAAATTTTTTTGTTATTAAAGTAAAAGATAGTTCTATTAGCCAAAGGCGATTTGAAGGAATTGAAAAGTTTTATGAGGAAATTGGAAAAAAATTGAATAAAGATTTTGTGTTGGAAGTGAAGGACTATTCAGATAGATGTGGATATGAAGCAGCAAAGGAAGTTTTTATTCTTGGAAAAAAGCCGACGGCAATATTTTGTTTTGGTGAGCAATTAGCTATTGGAGTTATGCGGGCAGCGAAAGATTGCAATATTTCAATTCCCGATGAGCTATCATTGGTAAGCGTTGATGATGTAATTGCATCTCAACTTACCCCATCTATAACGAGTGTATCGTTACCGGTTTATCACGCAGGACAGGTTGCTGCAAATCTAATAATTGAAAGAATAGAAGGAAAAAAACGCATTAAAAGCCGAGAAATTTACTTAGAGGAGAGATTTATTATTCGAGAATCAACAAGTTATAACCGGTTAGGAAATTGA
- a CDS encoding Gfo/Idh/MocA family protein: MIKCGIIGTGIMGDLHAIACKQYSKCELVSVCDIDEKRVLSFANKYNIPKTYLEFKEMIKNEDIDTVIIATPDYLHCDPVLAAIRAGKNVLVEKPMATTLNDAQLILKAAKDNKNLFMVNFSSRWIPTHQNTKKAILNGEVGDIRYGHIRLENTYYVPTKMLSWSEKSSPTEFLLPHSIDLIRWFLSSEVTEVYALKTDGVLRSLGINTHDSLQSLVTFSTGAVINFETSWILPETLPYMVENALRLVGSKGAIYTDLSKQCLQIYGSQTNSPGSFLMEYLNGKWSGFFFDSVCHFFDCILDNSQKPLTNVYDGYKNTEIIVAMIKSAMEKKSIQLPL, translated from the coding sequence GTGATAAAATGCGGCATCATTGGTACTGGAATAATGGGAGACCTTCATGCTATAGCTTGTAAGCAATATTCAAAGTGCGAATTGGTAAGCGTATGTGATATTGACGAAAAACGAGTTTTAAGTTTTGCCAATAAGTATAATATCCCCAAAACGTACTTAGAATTTAAGGAAATGATAAAAAATGAAGATATTGATACCGTAATTATAGCAACACCAGACTACCTTCATTGTGATCCAGTTCTTGCGGCAATAAGGGCAGGAAAAAACGTGCTTGTCGAAAAGCCCATGGCCACAACCCTTAATGATGCACAATTAATTTTAAAAGCAGCAAAAGACAATAAAAATTTATTCATGGTAAATTTTTCTTCTCGATGGATCCCTACTCATCAAAATACAAAAAAAGCGATTCTAAATGGTGAGGTTGGAGATATTCGATACGGTCATATACGACTTGAAAATACTTATTATGTACCCACGAAAATGTTGAGTTGGTCTGAAAAAAGTTCACCAACTGAGTTTCTTCTTCCCCATTCTATTGATTTGATAAGGTGGTTTTTATCTTCGGAGGTCACTGAAGTTTATGCTTTAAAAACTGATGGGGTTTTAAGATCTTTAGGAATTAATACCCATGATAGCCTTCAATCTTTGGTGACTTTTTCTACTGGTGCTGTAATTAATTTTGAAACTTCGTGGATTCTTCCTGAAACTCTTCCTTACATGGTAGAGAACGCTCTGAGATTAGTAGGGTCAAAGGGCGCTATTTATACAGATTTAAGCAAACAATGTTTGCAAATATATGGTAGTCAGACTAACAGCCCTGGAAGTTTTTTAATGGAATATCTTAATGGAAAATGGTCGGGATTCTTTTTTGATTCTGTATGCCACTTTTTTGATTGTATACTTGATAACTCTCAAAAACCATTAACCAATGTTTATGATGGATATAAGAACACTGAAATAATTGTTGCAATGATAAAATCGGCAATGGAAAAAAAGAGCATACAATTGCCTCTTTAA
- a CDS encoding amidohydrolase family protein, translating to MLVDLHCCLGEDLDVKSSSEDIITYMGKHNISKAVLSTLGKGFIHHFVEENQKILNLINLFQEKFIGFCSVNPWFDNSIDELRKRVVSDGFKGVVFNPSLQGFKVFSPLIEPLIDTCVLLKIPVYFYSGTSYYDLPLDMALLAKKYPQVNFVIGQMGTSDFWMDIEPSLQLAKNLYIETSVNPNTDLLKDVVYHFGPERIIFGTGYPYTDPEYELLKIKLCNFNKKEVDLIMHENAMRLLGY from the coding sequence ATGTTAGTCGATCTTCATTGTTGTTTAGGTGAGGATTTGGACGTTAAGTCGAGTTCTGAAGACATTATTACCTATATGGGGAAGCATAATATTTCAAAAGCTGTTCTATCGACCCTTGGAAAAGGATTCATTCACCATTTTGTAGAAGAGAATCAAAAAATTCTAAATCTTATAAATTTATTTCAGGAGAAGTTTATAGGATTTTGTAGTGTAAACCCATGGTTTGACAATTCAATAGATGAATTAAGAAAAAGAGTAGTATCCGATGGGTTTAAAGGAGTTGTGTTTAATCCTTCTTTACAAGGTTTTAAAGTATTTTCTCCTCTTATAGAACCACTTATTGATACATGTGTTTTACTGAAAATTCCAGTTTATTTTTATTCTGGAACTTCATATTATGATCTTCCGTTAGACATGGCTTTATTGGCAAAAAAATACCCTCAAGTTAATTTTGTTATAGGTCAAATGGGAACTTCTGATTTTTGGATGGATATCGAACCATCATTACAACTGGCTAAAAATTTATATATAGAAACTTCAGTTAATCCCAATACAGATTTATTAAAAGATGTTGTTTACCATTTTGGACCAGAAAGGATAATTTTTGGAACTGGTTATCCATATACTGATCCTGAATATGAATTATTGAAAATAAAATTATGTAATTTTAACAAAAAAGAAGTTGATCTTATTATGCATGAAAATGCAATGCGTTTATTAGGATATTAG
- a CDS encoding beta-L-arabinofuranosidase domain-containing protein produces MKNFVPIVPKTLNLEEHAELAFNHLTNNLDANRNFLPYFHTIFETDPAEARHEMFDYGDLTARYLDALILCRNMCGSGQGINYENKLKELLLGYFDENDGLCYRPAHTSLFSTAVFDADSVHLKLQKDLPVMYNCHVAELFDQSRTLIGLITWYKDSCEVEVKDKIDALIEGLDRISIKKDDYCYFSKTEYSPGYVPANDEVPNHAPIYFGGTLIYPLLKYYELTKSRKAFKLAEGLSKHIIFHTKSYESNGGFAGKDHNGQSHGHMSALTGLIFYSITINNQELLQWSKKAFDWFIQNGSSFGWFPEFIGRLAPSQEGCETCTINDVICCAILLARSGYYEYWDHIERFTRNQLVENQLRDTKWMKSSCRKEDTWLSSFDNIPERVRGGFAGWGGINDFIGSNPMFSHRMMNCCSPSGVHALYLVWENIVTEKNSEIYVNLLLNHRSKWLKLYNFMPYEGKIFVSVDNAHIVNIKIPTWVEFSQINFSINNENQDFLVSEGDYIRIKGLKPRDTIVIEFPLKKEVIPETIAGTEYKIYWRGNTVIRVFPEGEEYPLYQRNHLDSDQAIYEQKSYNLSLKRLNW; encoded by the coding sequence ATGAAAAATTTTGTCCCCATAGTTCCCAAAACGCTGAATTTAGAAGAACATGCTGAATTAGCTTTCAATCATTTAACCAACAATCTTGATGCTAATCGTAATTTCTTGCCATATTTTCATACAATTTTTGAAACTGATCCAGCAGAAGCTCGCCATGAAATGTTTGATTATGGTGACTTAACAGCACGGTATTTAGATGCCCTCATTTTATGTCGAAATATGTGCGGTTCTGGTCAAGGGATAAATTATGAAAATAAGCTTAAAGAATTACTATTGGGTTATTTTGATGAAAACGATGGATTATGTTATCGACCTGCTCATACCTCACTATTTTCAACAGCTGTCTTCGATGCTGATTCGGTTCATTTAAAGCTCCAAAAAGACCTTCCAGTTATGTACAATTGCCATGTTGCTGAATTATTTGATCAAAGCCGAACTCTTATTGGACTTATTACCTGGTATAAGGATAGCTGTGAGGTTGAAGTCAAAGATAAAATTGATGCTCTTATTGAAGGACTTGATCGCATTAGTATTAAAAAAGATGACTACTGTTATTTTTCTAAAACCGAATATTCTCCTGGTTATGTTCCTGCAAACGATGAGGTCCCTAACCATGCGCCAATATATTTTGGTGGAACTTTGATTTATCCTCTTTTAAAATATTATGAACTTACAAAAAGTAGAAAGGCTTTCAAACTAGCAGAAGGCTTATCAAAACATATTATTTTTCATACTAAATCCTATGAATCAAACGGCGGTTTTGCTGGAAAAGACCATAATGGACAATCTCATGGTCATATGTCGGCATTAACCGGTCTTATTTTCTATTCAATTACGATTAATAATCAAGAATTACTACAATGGAGCAAAAAAGCCTTTGATTGGTTTATTCAGAATGGGTCTTCTTTTGGATGGTTCCCTGAATTTATCGGACGTCTTGCTCCTTCTCAAGAAGGATGCGAAACTTGCACAATAAATGATGTAATTTGTTGCGCCATCCTATTAGCTCGCTCAGGTTATTATGAGTACTGGGATCATATTGAAAGATTTACCAGGAATCAGTTGGTTGAAAATCAGCTTCGGGATACAAAATGGATGAAATCCTCTTGTCGGAAGGAGGATACCTGGTTATCTAGTTTTGACAATATTCCGGAGAGAGTGAGAGGCGGGTTTGCAGGTTGGGGAGGAATCAATGATTTTATTGGCAGTAATCCAATGTTTTCTCATCGAATGATGAATTGTTGCAGTCCATCAGGAGTCCATGCTCTCTATCTTGTCTGGGAAAATATTGTAACCGAAAAAAATAGTGAAATTTATGTGAATCTTCTGCTTAATCACAGATCTAAATGGCTCAAATTATATAATTTTATGCCTTATGAGGGTAAAATATTTGTTTCTGTAGATAATGCTCATATAGTAAATATTAAAATTCCTACTTGGGTAGAATTTTCACAAATAAATTTTTCAATAAACAACGAAAACCAGGATTTTCTTGTTAGCGAGGGAGATTACATTCGAATTAAAGGCTTAAAACCAAGGGATACGATCGTAATTGAATTTCCTTTAAAAAAGGAAGTAATACCAGAAACAATTGCCGGAACTGAATACAAAATTTATTGGAGAGGGAACACAGTAATACGAGTGTTTCCCGAAGGGGAAGAGTACCCTCTTTATCAAAGAAATCATTTAGATAGTGATCAGGCAATTTACGAACAAAAAAGCTATAATTTGTCATTAAAAAGATTAAATTGGTAA
- a CDS encoding Panacea domain-containing protein, producing the protein MKPHEKKAFEEHLADLLQKKQSKFLSPKVSFYKNRDIYTGFREFDLLKTMNMILYFTKECLVAFYPTKANKMLWYADVLHYRLYSCSISGSRYIHHQHGPVPEEFQLLYPLMEKERFIELEYREIDAEKGIVGQVIHARRDWDKMLFSESEIKIMKFVAKRFRLHSSRQISEESHEEEAYKETPKFEFIPYSYAKKFYLYFH; encoded by the coding sequence ATGAAACCTCATGAGAAAAAAGCCTTTGAAGAACATTTAGCCGATTTACTACAAAAGAAACAGTCTAAATTCTTATCACCCAAGGTTTCATTTTATAAGAATAGGGATATCTATACCGGTTTCCGTGAATTTGATCTGCTGAAAACCATGAATATGATTCTTTATTTTACCAAAGAGTGTTTGGTTGCTTTTTACCCGACTAAAGCGAATAAAATGCTCTGGTATGCTGATGTGCTTCATTATCGATTGTATAGCTGTTCCATCAGTGGTTCACGATACATACACCATCAGCATGGTCCGGTTCCTGAAGAATTTCAGTTATTATATCCGTTGATGGAGAAAGAAAGATTCATTGAGCTGGAGTATCGGGAAATTGATGCAGAAAAGGGAATTGTTGGTCAGGTTATTCATGCAAGACGTGATTGGGATAAAATGCTTTTCTCGGAAAGTGAAATAAAAATTATGAAATTTGTCGCTAAGCGGTTCAGGCTTCATTCAAGTCGTCAAATATCTGAAGAATCCCACGAAGAAGAGGCATATAAAGAGACACCCAAGTTTGAATTCATCCCATATTCCTATGCTAAAAAATTTTATTTATATTTCCATTAA
- a CDS encoding amidohydrolase family protein, whose amino-acid sequence MIDVHVHYYGNQQSEPGKSDKELIDKMNRCGISLSIVNSLTGLTDNDSSTGNLEVFNLVSSYPKRLLGMASVNPYHRIVAENELEKCLSVYKFRGLKLHPWIQGYYAHNKICFKIFEICEHYNVPILFHSGTPPYSQVGQIAYIAEQFSNVKIILGHMGLTYQWREAIELASSYENLFLDTCGITYPFALKKAISRVGVEKILFATDSPFLEPEMETLKLRNLKLSSEDWEKIAYKNAKLLFRINDL is encoded by the coding sequence ATGATCGATGTACACGTTCATTACTATGGTAATCAACAGTCAGAACCGGGTAAAAGCGATAAAGAACTAATAGATAAAATGAATCGTTGTGGAATTTCTTTATCCATTGTGAATTCTTTAACTGGTTTAACGGATAATGATTCCTCAACGGGGAATTTAGAAGTTTTTAATTTAGTATCTTCTTATCCGAAACGACTGTTAGGTATGGCTTCGGTGAATCCCTATCATAGAATAGTGGCTGAAAATGAATTAGAAAAATGCCTGTCAGTTTATAAATTTCGAGGTTTAAAACTTCATCCTTGGATTCAAGGTTATTATGCGCATAATAAAATTTGTTTTAAAATTTTTGAAATATGTGAGCATTATAATGTTCCTATTCTTTTCCATAGTGGTACACCTCCCTATTCTCAGGTAGGACAAATTGCTTATATTGCTGAGCAATTTTCAAATGTAAAGATTATTCTTGGCCATATGGGATTAACCTACCAGTGGAGAGAAGCTATTGAGTTGGCAAGTTCATATGAAAATTTATTTTTAGATACCTGTGGAATAACCTATCCCTTTGCTTTAAAAAAAGCAATTAGTAGAGTTGGAGTCGAAAAGATACTTTTTGCAACTGATTCACCATTTTTAGAACCAGAGATGGAAACATTAAAATTAAGAAATCTTAAATTATCTTCTGAAGACTGGGAAAAAATTGCCTATAAAAATGCGAAATTATTATTTAGAATAAATGATCTTTAA
- a CDS encoding DegT/DnrJ/EryC1/StrS family aminotransferase, which produces MSKLAINGGSKVREKPFPDWPIFDEQELKLLTEVLNSGKWWRGAYSSVELGGGIVSGRSKVEEFEEKFSAHHKAKYAVATSHGSDALDIAIKALGVGPGDEVIVPPYTFVATATSVLHNNAIPIFVDIHPDTYNLDPNKIEEAITDRTKAIIPVHFGGALADMGRINQIAKKYNIRVIEDAAHAHGVEWENGKMAGTFGDIGMFSFQQSKNMAAGEGGIVITNDEELYSLCFSYHHYGREKGRPWYEIHRLGWNFRMTEFQGAVLIPQLGRLERLNAKRTENAKYLTNKLSQIDGLVPLTVDSRIFKPSYYLYIFKYNKNAFKEIPRDVFIKALNSEGIPITQGYDFPIYKNPLFLTKNFSNNQCPVNCSYFSKDINYSSFEEKCPVSEKACNEEALWLTQNLFIGNKNDINDICDAIWKIIENLDELLKIS; this is translated from the coding sequence TTGAGTAAGCTAGCTATTAACGGGGGGAGTAAGGTTCGAGAAAAACCATTTCCTGATTGGCCGATTTTTGATGAACAGGAACTCAAATTGCTTACTGAGGTTCTAAATTCGGGTAAATGGTGGAGAGGTGCTTATAGTAGTGTTGAGTTAGGTGGAGGGATTGTAAGTGGTCGCTCTAAAGTTGAAGAATTTGAGGAAAAATTTAGTGCTCATCATAAGGCAAAATATGCTGTTGCTACATCCCATGGATCAGATGCTTTAGATATAGCTATTAAAGCGTTAGGCGTTGGTCCTGGGGATGAAGTAATTGTTCCCCCTTATACATTCGTAGCGACTGCTACATCTGTATTGCATAATAATGCTATTCCAATTTTTGTTGATATTCATCCTGATACTTACAACTTAGATCCAAATAAGATTGAAGAAGCGATAACCGATAGAACAAAGGCAATAATACCAGTTCATTTTGGCGGAGCATTAGCTGATATGGGTCGTATAAATCAAATTGCAAAGAAATACAATATTAGAGTTATAGAAGATGCAGCACATGCACATGGAGTTGAATGGGAAAATGGAAAAATGGCAGGAACATTTGGAGATATTGGAATGTTTAGTTTTCAACAATCTAAAAACATGGCCGCAGGTGAAGGTGGAATTGTTATTACTAATGATGAGGAACTTTACTCTCTTTGTTTTTCTTATCACCATTACGGGCGTGAAAAAGGTCGCCCATGGTATGAGATACATCGACTCGGTTGGAACTTTCGAATGACAGAATTTCAAGGTGCTGTATTAATTCCTCAGCTCGGTAGATTAGAAAGGCTTAATGCTAAAAGAACAGAAAATGCAAAATATCTCACTAATAAATTATCCCAAATTGATGGGTTAGTACCATTAACGGTGGATAGTCGAATTTTTAAACCAAGTTATTACCTCTATATTTTTAAATATAATAAAAATGCTTTTAAAGAAATACCAAGAGACGTATTTATTAAAGCTTTAAATTCGGAAGGCATACCAATCACACAGGGTTATGATTTCCCAATATATAAAAATCCTCTTTTTTTGACAAAGAATTTCTCAAATAATCAATGTCCGGTAAATTGCAGTTATTTTTCAAAAGACATTAATTATTCTTCTTTTGAAGAAAAATGCCCGGTTTCTGAAAAAGCTTGTAATGAAGAAGCATTATGGTTAACGCAAAATCTTTTTATAGGAAACAAAAACGATATTAATGATATTTGCGATGCTATTTGGAAAATTATAGAAAATTTAGATGAACTTTTAAAAATTTCATAG
- a CDS encoding glycoside hydrolase family 172 protein, which translates to MNNITHFNYSLYDELTRAKSFTSKRISSWDRSGKNYDWLHVLPGEKAVLAEIEGPGCIRHIYALILSFDLFFYRNLILRMYWDGETSPSVEVPIGDFFGIGLCKPRLFSSLMLTVNQGDPLWATQGLNSYFPMPFSKSARIEIENLSNIPLESFWYHIDYQLYEEIDDNVMRFHAQWWRESPTLAQDQLTKNIVLWDGINEKGKGNYMVMEAEGDGQLVGIFLEVDNIVGDWWGEGDDMVFIDGETWPPSFHGTGTEEIFGGGASPTQEYAGPYTGFPLISSPNYYRQSAMYRFFITDPIRFKKSIKYTIEHGHANNYENDYSSVGYWYQFEPHKQLIASINTRDRIPVLTDGQKQVFQKQTQVALDLYKKIKKLQGDAKGPSQSDLRVTREQISLFRSRALKAYHEGIYDLALKEWEMAEKFIKSL; encoded by the coding sequence ATGAATAATATAACTCATTTTAATTATTCGTTATATGACGAGCTTACACGAGCAAAGAGTTTTACCAGTAAGCGTATTTCAAGCTGGGATAGATCTGGGAAAAATTATGATTGGTTACATGTTCTTCCTGGAGAAAAAGCCGTTTTAGCAGAGATAGAAGGACCGGGATGCATTCGACATATATATGCTTTGATTCTTAGTTTCGATTTGTTTTTTTATCGTAATCTAATCTTAAGAATGTATTGGGATGGAGAAACCTCACCCAGTGTTGAAGTCCCAATTGGAGATTTTTTTGGCATTGGATTGTGTAAGCCACGATTATTTAGCTCTTTGATGTTAACGGTAAATCAAGGGGATCCGTTGTGGGCAACTCAAGGTTTAAACTCTTATTTCCCTATGCCATTCTCAAAATCAGCAAGGATTGAAATTGAAAATCTATCAAATATTCCTCTGGAATCTTTTTGGTATCATATTGATTATCAGCTTTATGAAGAAATTGATGATAATGTGATGAGATTCCATGCTCAGTGGTGGAGAGAATCGCCAACTCTAGCACAAGACCAGTTAACCAAAAATATAGTTCTTTGGGACGGAATCAATGAAAAAGGTAAAGGTAACTATATGGTTATGGAAGCAGAGGGTGATGGTCAGTTAGTTGGGATTTTCCTTGAAGTTGATAATATCGTAGGTGATTGGTGGGGTGAAGGTGATGATATGGTTTTTATTGATGGTGAGACATGGCCTCCATCTTTTCATGGAACTGGAACAGAAGAAATATTTGGAGGAGGAGCTTCACCTACCCAAGAATACGCTGGTCCATATACTGGATTTCCGTTGATAAGTAGTCCAAATTATTACCGTCAATCAGCAATGTATCGTTTTTTTATCACTGATCCTATACGTTTTAAAAAATCTATTAAATATACAATAGAACATGGTCATGCAAATAACTATGAAAATGATTATTCAAGTGTTGGTTACTGGTACCAATTTGAACCTCATAAACAATTAATAGCTTCCATAAATACTCGGGATCGGATTCCAGTATTAACCGATGGTCAAAAGCAAGTTTTTCAAAAACAGACCCAGGTAGCCCTTGATCTTTATAAGAAAATTAAAAAGTTGCAAGGAGATGCAAAGGGACCTTCACAATCAGATCTCAGAGTCACACGTGAACAAATTTCTTTATTCCGTAGCCGTGCTTTGAAGGCTTATCATGAAGGAATTTATGACCTTGCTTTAAAAGAATGGGAGATGGCTGAAAAATTTATAAAAAGCTTGTAA
- a CDS encoding type II TA system antitoxin MqsA family protein, whose translation MKGEPIEVLAQVAVCPQCNQDLYDDELDSQTQQSIFNQYRQKHGLLTSEEILRIREKYKLSQKAFSRLLGFGEVTIHRYELGSIQEKTHDLLIRQAEDAVLFIAGMRKTQKR comes from the coding sequence GTGAAAGGTGAACCAATCGAAGTTCTTGCTCAAGTAGCAGTTTGCCCTCAGTGTAACCAAGATCTCTATGATGATGAACTGGATTCACAAACCCAGCAATCAATCTTTAACCAATACCGACAAAAACATGGCCTCTTAACATCGGAAGAAATTCTGAGGATCCGTGAAAAATATAAATTAAGTCAGAAAGCATTCTCTCGGCTGCTTGGTTTTGGAGAAGTGACTATCCATCGGTATGAATTGGGTTCAATTCAAGAGAAAACGCATGACCTTTTGATTCGTCAAGCTGAAGATGCCGTTTTATTCATCGCCGGTATGAGGAAAACTCAAAAGCGATGA
- a CDS encoding ROK family protein, which yields MLAVKELNAKIIFDVIKKRGAISRTEISRITNISRSTIGNYVDYLLEKKLIAEIGHDTSTGGRRARLLSINPDYGPSLGIEIGGDNIKWIITTAGGNIINSGISEMWISPDFLTSLNHFIYGILNSNSEIKSIGIASAGLVEYKTGISLFSSHRKDMTNLPIKKALEKKFNLPVIIDDVSRAFAFAEKKLGVAQQLNDFLYIYLDKGIGLSIIFNGELYRGTMGISGEIGHFLSDEHGPACGCGNRGCLEVVASCSAIVQNARKSIASGVRTSLNHNNITIENIIIEAKMGDKFCYKLINNSGEKIGFVLSQVINLLGIPTIVIGGCLKNADNLIIEPIKRMIREYSISNITKDLDIKLSCLDSNAGVMGAAILSLMEI from the coding sequence ATGCTTGCTGTAAAAGAATTAAATGCAAAGATTATTTTTGATGTAATAAAGAAAAGAGGAGCTATTTCAAGAACAGAAATTTCCCGAATAACAAATATTAGCCGATCGACAATTGGTAACTATGTTGATTATCTTCTTGAAAAGAAACTTATTGCCGAAATTGGGCATGATACTTCTACTGGTGGAAGAAGAGCTAGGCTACTAAGTATAAATCCTGATTATGGACCATCACTCGGAATAGAAATTGGAGGCGATAACATTAAATGGATCATAACAACTGCTGGGGGAAATATAATTAATAGTGGGATAAGCGAAATGTGGATATCTCCTGATTTTTTGACTTCTTTAAATCATTTTATATACGGAATTCTCAATTCTAATTCTGAAATAAAATCGATTGGCATTGCTAGTGCTGGTCTTGTCGAATATAAAACTGGTATTTCGCTTTTTTCTTCTCATCGTAAAGATATGACAAATCTTCCGATTAAAAAAGCATTAGAAAAAAAATTTAATTTACCAGTTATTATTGACGATGTAAGCAGAGCTTTTGCTTTTGCCGAAAAAAAACTTGGTGTTGCTCAACAATTAAATGATTTTTTATACATTTATTTAGATAAAGGTATAGGCTTATCTATAATTTTTAATGGTGAATTATATAGAGGAACTATGGGTATTTCTGGAGAGATTGGACATTTCCTTTCCGACGAACACGGACCAGCTTGTGGTTGTGGTAATAGAGGATGTTTGGAAGTTGTTGCATCCTGTTCAGCTATTGTCCAGAATGCAAGAAAATCCATTGCTTCTGGGGTTAGAACATCATTAAACCATAACAATATTACTATTGAAAACATTATTATTGAAGCAAAAATGGGTGATAAGTTCTGCTATAAGCTTATTAACAACTCTGGTGAAAAAATTGGTTTTGTTTTATCTCAAGTAATTAACTTATTGGGAATACCCACAATAGTAATTGGGGGGTGCCTTAAAAACGCTGATAACCTAATTATTGAACCAATTAAAAGAATGATAAGAGAATACTCAATATCTAATATAACAAAAGATCTGGATATAAAACTATCTTGCCTTGATAGCAATGCTGGAGTTATGGGGGCTGCAATTTTATCTTTAATGGAAATATAA
- a CDS encoding transposase, translated as MKNVDSRWYLHFLTCRPSLRNLATMRKESLLKIKGVGKKYAAVIASWQKEAHFSTDVDLVSSMIIEDAKRILALMEAIATIEQELEPLCEQSDLAGIIGSIPGFGPISSAELAGEIDDLSRFPQDMSLALYLGMAPLDNSSGKKEGCKVAKSVNTRTKAAMMVAVAHHSWQVEESKRYYEKKRLEGKKHNQAIRSLGRHLVRVIWSLIKEKRFYEIREENERNILKMA; from the coding sequence GTGAAAAATGTTGATAGTCGCTGGTATCTCCATTTTCTCACCTGCCGTCCTTCACTCCGAAATCTCGCTACCATGCGGAAAGAGAGTCTCCTCAAGATTAAAGGAGTCGGGAAAAAGTATGCTGCAGTAATCGCTTCCTGGCAAAAAGAAGCTCATTTTTCTACTGATGTTGACTTGGTCAGCTCCATGATCATTGAGGATGCCAAACGCATACTAGCGCTTATGGAAGCCATTGCAACCATTGAACAGGAGCTCGAGCCTCTCTGCGAACAATCAGATCTTGCCGGAATCATCGGAAGTATTCCTGGTTTTGGACCAATTTCTTCAGCTGAACTAGCTGGTGAAATTGACGATCTCAGTCGTTTTCCGCAAGATATGAGCTTAGCTTTGTACCTAGGAATGGCACCACTTGATAATAGTTCAGGGAAAAAAGAAGGGTGTAAGGTTGCCAAATCAGTGAATACTCGAACTAAAGCAGCAATGATGGTTGCGGTGGCTCATCATTCTTGGCAAGTCGAAGAATCAAAGCGATACTATGAGAAAAAACGATTAGAAGGGAAAAAGCATAATCAGGCTATCCGATCACTGGGGAGACATCTGGTCAGGGTTATTTGGTCACTCATAAAAGAAAAGCGCTTCTATGAAATCCGAGAAGAAAACGAGAGAAATATTTTAAAAATGGCTTGA